Part of the Candidatus Nealsonbacteria bacterium genome is shown below.
ATTTCCGCCGTTTTTGCGATAATAATAGATCTAATTGTCGCCTTATTTACCAAGTTGAAAAAAGGAGCTTTTTTTGAAGGATTTTTTATAGAAAAAATTTTGCATATTTATAGTTCCGAGCTTGCTCAAAGAGCCATTAAGAGAGGAGTTCCTTCTCTATATGTTAATTTTACGGCTTTTGACAGAAGGTCCCACCGTTTGGGTAAAAAAAATATTTTAACCAAACTGGCAATAAAAAACATAGACAGGGAGATTAAAAAAATTTACAATTTGGCGAATAAAAATAATTTGATAAATTACGATTTTTTTATTATTACCGACCACGGCCAAATAGAATCCCTGCCCTTTAAAGATTATTTCAAAAAAACCATTAAAGAAACAATAAAAAGCAATTTAAAAACAGAAGTTATAGACGGTAGCGACGCTGAAAAGGGAATAATTATCCATCAAGTTGAGGATCTTTTAAACGAAATTCGTTGGCTGAAAAGGATAAGCTGGTTTTTAAGATTTGTTGCCAGAAGATATTATCACAGATATTGTCTTTCTTTTTTGCCGGGTCGCATTATTTTGATTTCTCACGGAGACGTAGTTCATCTTTACTTTAATATAAAAAAGAGTAGAATTTTCGGTGAAGAAATAGAGAAAATATATCCCGGGTTTCTGAAATTTCTTTTGGAACACAAGGGGATAGGATTGTTAGTTTTTATTTCCAGAAGAGGAATTAAAATTTTAGGAAAAAGAGGGGAAATTTTAATAAAAGGAAATAAAGAGAAGCTGAGAGGAGAGGATCCCTTGTTCGGAGTTT
Proteins encoded:
- a CDS encoding alkaline phosphatase family protein produces the protein ISAVFAIIIDLIVALFTKLKKGAFFEGFFIEKILHIYSSELAQRAIKRGVPSLYVNFTAFDRRSHRLGKKNILTKLAIKNIDREIKKIYNLANKNNLINYDFFIITDHGQIESLPFKDYFKKTIKETIKSNLKTEVIDGSDAEKGIIIHQVEDLLNEIRWLKRISWFLRFVARRYYHRYCLSFLPGRIILISHGDVVHLYFNIKKSRIFGEEIEKIYPGFLKFLLEHKGIGLLVFISRRGIKILGKRGEILIKGNKEKLRGEDPLFGVFNRKLVLESIREAAGMKNAGDLIIFSSKIENNLLNFVPYFSCHAGIEKDEQEIFIISPNSFKMSSKNIESPKKLYQFFRKYSK